The Ornithinibacillus sp. 4-3 region ATGGGTGGATGTATGTTTAAACATGAGAGTGTTTTAAAAGAAGAAACAATTAAAGGATTAGCAATTAAACCGAATGGAATTTATGTTGATTGTACAGTTGGTGGCGCAGGCCACTCAATTGAAATTGCATCCAGATTATCCGAAGAAGGTCAATTAATAGCTTTTGATCAAGATACTGTTGCACTTGAAGCAGCAAAGACAAAACTCCAACCCTATCTATCACGTACTAGGTTTGTACATTCTAATTTCAGACAGCTACGTGTAGAGTTAGAACGTCTTGAAATTACAGAAGTGGATGGTATTCTTTTTGACTTAGGTGTTTCCTCTCCACAATTAGATCAAGGAGATAGAGGATTCAGTTACCAACATGATGCAAGGTTAGATATGCGAATGAATCAAGAGCAAGCACTTACAGCTTATGAAGTAGTCAATGAGTGGCCATATGAAAGGTTAGTATCCATCTTTTTTTCCTATGGGGAAGAGAAGTTTTCTAAACAAAT contains the following coding sequences:
- the rsmH gene encoding 16S rRNA (cytosine(1402)-N(4))-methyltransferase RsmH, encoding MFKHESVLKEETIKGLAIKPNGIYVDCTVGGAGHSIEIASRLSEEGQLIAFDQDTVALEAAKTKLQPYLSRTRFVHSNFRQLRVELERLEITEVDGILFDLGVSSPQLDQGDRGFSYQHDARLDMRMNQEQALTAYEVVNEWPYERLVSIFFSYGEEKFSKQIARKIEHYRATKKIETTHELVEIIKEAIPAPARRKGGHPAKRVFQAIRIAVNDELKAFEDALHQAAEMTAINGRIAVITFHSLEDRICKQAFKKWCTPLETPRGLPIIPPEHEAPFKLITRKPIIANESELEDNRRSRSAKLRIVEKKRNWNNAFMYEEGWK